A window of the Dissulfurirhabdus thermomarina genome harbors these coding sequences:
- a CDS encoding VTT domain-containing protein has protein sequence MKGGAAGGGGRSRRVRAAAVAVGVLALLALALAAWHWNGALLARGRELLALLSDHAAMQAHQVRLRAAVKDFGPLAPLAFMALQVVQIVVSPLPGELTGLLGGALFGVLPGLAYSTVGLGLGSAAAFFLSRQFRRLIRPWLVRSELYRRLAYLLDHQGLFVIWVFYLLPGFPKDFLCYLLGLSRMPWQVFVVVATVGRIPGTLMLTLQGAKIYEGDWKGLAVVLGITLALSLPAWIWRESIYRWVERHEGHE, from the coding sequence GTGAAGGGCGGGGCAGCCGGGGGAGGGGGGCGGTCCCGCCGCGTCCGGGCGGCGGCGGTGGCCGTGGGGGTGCTCGCGCTCTTGGCCTTGGCCCTGGCGGCCTGGCACTGGAACGGCGCCCTGCTCGCCCGGGGCCGGGAGCTGCTCGCGCTCCTTTCCGACCACGCGGCCATGCAGGCCCACCAGGTGCGGCTCCGGGCCGCGGTGAAGGACTTCGGCCCCCTGGCCCCCCTCGCCTTCATGGCCCTCCAGGTGGTCCAGATCGTGGTCTCGCCCCTGCCCGGGGAGCTGACGGGCCTCTTGGGCGGGGCCCTCTTCGGCGTGCTGCCGGGGCTCGCCTACTCCACGGTGGGGCTGGGCCTGGGGTCCGCCGCCGCCTTCTTCCTCTCCCGCCAGTTCCGCCGGCTCATCCGGCCGTGGCTTGTCCGGTCCGAGCTCTACCGCCGCCTCGCCTACCTCCTGGACCACCAGGGCCTCTTCGTGATCTGGGTCTTCTACCTGCTGCCCGGTTTTCCCAAAGACTTTCTCTGCTACCTCCTGGGGCTCAGCCGGATGCCCTGGCAGGTCTTCGTGGTGGTGGCCACGGTGGGGCGGATCCCCGGGACCCTGATGCTCACCCTCCAGGGCGCCAAGATCTACGAGGGCGACTGGAAGGGGCTGGCGGTGGTGCTGGGGATCACCCTGGCCCTCTCCCTGCCGGCTTGGATCTGGCGCGAGTCCATCTACCGGTGGGTGGAACGGCACGAGGGTCACGAGTGA
- the larC gene encoding nickel pincer cofactor biosynthesis protein LarC: protein MKTAYLDCFSGVSGNMLLGALAGAGWGAAPIEGLPRRLGLPGARVEVRRRRVAGLAAWHVAVRAGDAPALRDLEALLGVLRAADLPGPVQERAAAVVEDLARAEAEVHGCTTAEVHLHEVGTVDTLVDVAGTILGLHELGVARLVASPLPVGRGWTEGAHGRLPLPAPATARLLEGVPVYGVPESFELVTPTGAALVRRLADGFGDMPPLRVSGVGYGAGDHPRASGPNLLRLWLGEPEGGWTADRVLEIETWIDDMNPEFYPPLVEALLAEGALDVSLVPVHMKKNRPGTAVTVVAPPGLEARVCARLFRDTTTAGVRIRECRRRLLPRRTGRVPTPWGPVGAKLVERPGRGAELAPEFEACKKVAEAAGVSVREVAQAVASVPVARFADDGEEGPDGSGAGN from the coding sequence GTGAAGACGGCCTACCTCGACTGTTTCTCCGGCGTCAGCGGCAACATGCTGCTCGGGGCCCTGGCGGGGGCCGGGTGGGGGGCGGCCCCCATCGAGGGGCTTCCCCGCCGGCTTGGGCTCCCCGGGGCCCGCGTGGAGGTGCGGCGGCGCCGGGTGGCGGGGCTGGCCGCCTGGCACGTGGCCGTCCGGGCGGGGGACGCCCCGGCCCTCCGGGACCTCGAGGCCCTCCTCGGCGTCCTCCGGGCGGCGGACCTTCCCGGCCCCGTGCAGGAGCGGGCCGCGGCGGTCGTCGAGGACCTCGCCCGTGCCGAGGCCGAGGTCCACGGGTGCACCACGGCGGAGGTCCACCTCCACGAGGTGGGGACGGTGGACACCCTGGTGGACGTGGCGGGCACGATCCTGGGGCTCCACGAGCTCGGGGTGGCGCGGCTGGTGGCCTCTCCCCTGCCGGTGGGCCGCGGCTGGACGGAGGGCGCCCACGGGCGCCTGCCGCTGCCCGCGCCCGCCACGGCGCGGCTCCTGGAGGGGGTCCCGGTCTACGGGGTCCCCGAGTCCTTCGAGCTGGTCACACCCACCGGGGCCGCCCTGGTCCGGCGGCTCGCCGACGGGTTCGGCGATATGCCCCCCCTCCGGGTCTCCGGCGTGGGCTACGGCGCGGGGGATCACCCCCGGGCCTCCGGGCCGAACCTGCTGCGGCTCTGGCTGGGGGAGCCGGAGGGCGGCTGGACGGCCGACCGGGTGCTGGAGATCGAGACCTGGATCGACGACATGAACCCGGAGTTCTACCCGCCGCTGGTGGAGGCGCTGCTCGCGGAAGGGGCCCTCGACGTGAGCCTCGTCCCCGTCCACATGAAGAAGAACCGCCCGGGGACGGCGGTCACGGTGGTGGCGCCGCCCGGGCTGGAGGCGCGGGTGTGCGCCCGCCTCTTCCGGGACACCACCACGGCCGGGGTCCGTATCCGGGAATGCCGCCGCCGGCTGCTCCCCCGGCGGACCGGGCGGGTGCCGACTCCCTGGGGGCCGGTGGGGGCCAAGCTGGTGGAACGGCCCGGCCGGGGGGCCGAACTTGCGCCGGAGTTCGAGGCATGTAAAAAGGTGGCGGAGGCGGCGGGCGTCTCCGTCCGGGAGGTGGCGCAGGCGGTGGCGTCCGTGCCGGTGGCGCGGTTCGCCGACGACGGGGAGGAAGGACCCGATGGAAGCGGGGCCGGGAACTGA
- a CDS encoding phosphatidylglycerophosphatase A family protein: MEAGPGTELRRALALAPAERLAVAVASGGLVGFAPYAPGTLGSGLGVALYAAVAGWAAGPFWFLVLGVAALGTWTAHVAGRALGVTDHPAIVVDEVTGMLVALAGAPATPVFLAAAFCLFRFFDIVKPPPVRWLERTVPGGAGVMLDDLAAGLLANGAWRLGLWAWGAWHAG, translated from the coding sequence ATGGAAGCGGGGCCGGGAACTGAACTGCGGCGGGCGCTGGCGCTGGCGCCGGCCGAGCGCCTGGCGGTGGCGGTGGCCAGCGGGGGCCTGGTGGGTTTTGCCCCCTATGCCCCGGGGACCCTGGGGAGCGGGCTGGGGGTGGCCCTCTACGCGGCGGTCGCCGGGTGGGCCGCCGGGCCCTTCTGGTTCCTGGTCCTGGGGGTGGCGGCCCTCGGGACCTGGACGGCCCACGTGGCCGGCCGGGCTCTGGGGGTCACGGATCATCCCGCCATCGTGGTGGACGAGGTGACGGGGATGCTGGTCGCCCTCGCCGGGGCCCCGGCGACGCCGGTCTTCCTGGCGGCGGCCTTCTGCCTCTTCCGGTTCTTCGACATCGTGAAACCGCCGCCCGTTCGCTGGCTGGAGCGGACCGTGCCCGGCGGGGCCGGCGTCATGCTGGACGACCTCGCCGCCGGGCTCCTGGCCAACGGGGCGTGGCGGCTCGGCCTCTGGGCCTGGGGGGCCTGGCATGCGGGGTGA
- a CDS encoding CinA family nicotinamide mononucleotide deamidase-related protein, which yields MRGEILAIGDELLAGRVVNTTSSLAAERLLASGHTVTRITTVGDDPAAITECLRGALRRAEFLLVSGGLGPTSDDITNEVVAQALGRPLVCYPDVLDRIRESEAEGGGPIGEKMAWLPEGAEVLNPEGRAAGYVLEHAGVPIFFLPGVPDQLEDHLVHRVLPRLARLDHRRLHVRSRTFRLFGLSETEVNGRLRDREREDPHLSIGYYPNFPEVFVVVTAQGHDAADVARRFGDLCDAVTSLFGEFIVGIDEETLEARVGRLLSERGGRVAVAESCTGGLLASRITRVPGSSGWFDRGIVAYSNAAKVAHLGVAPATLERFGAVSAPVAGEMAEGVRRAAGTGYGLGITGIAGPTGGSRHKPVGTVYISLSTPEKTAAHRFAFPGTRGEIQALAAEAALDWLRRHLEHGSYVPGHRFAAGPAEGA from the coding sequence ATGCGGGGTGAGATCCTGGCCATCGGGGACGAGCTGCTGGCCGGGCGGGTGGTGAACACCACCAGCAGCCTCGCGGCGGAACGGCTCCTGGCCTCCGGCCACACGGTGACCCGCATCACCACTGTGGGGGACGACCCGGCGGCCATCACCGAGTGCCTCCGGGGGGCCTTGCGCCGGGCGGAGTTCCTCCTCGTCTCCGGGGGGCTCGGCCCCACCTCCGACGACATCACCAACGAGGTGGTGGCGCAGGCGCTCGGACGCCCGCTGGTGTGCTACCCCGACGTCCTGGACCGGATCCGCGAGAGCGAGGCCGAGGGCGGCGGCCCCATCGGGGAGAAGATGGCCTGGCTGCCCGAGGGCGCCGAGGTCCTGAACCCCGAGGGGCGGGCGGCCGGCTACGTCCTGGAGCACGCCGGCGTGCCCATCTTCTTCCTGCCCGGGGTCCCGGACCAGCTCGAGGATCACCTCGTCCACCGGGTGCTGCCGCGTCTGGCCCGCCTGGATCACCGGCGGCTCCACGTCCGGTCCCGGACCTTCCGGCTCTTCGGCCTGTCCGAGACCGAGGTCAACGGCCGACTCCGGGACCGGGAGCGGGAAGACCCCCATCTCTCCATCGGGTATTACCCGAACTTCCCGGAGGTCTTCGTGGTGGTCACCGCGCAGGGCCACGACGCCGCCGATGTGGCGCGGCGCTTCGGGGACCTCTGCGACGCCGTCACCTCGCTCTTCGGGGAGTTCATCGTGGGGATCGACGAAGAGACCCTCGAGGCCCGCGTGGGGCGGCTCCTGTCGGAGCGCGGGGGGCGGGTGGCGGTGGCCGAGTCCTGCACCGGCGGACTCCTGGCGAGCCGGATCACCCGGGTGCCGGGGAGTTCCGGCTGGTTCGACCGGGGCATCGTGGCCTACAGCAACGCGGCCAAGGTGGCCCACCTCGGGGTCGCCCCCGCCACCCTGGAACGCTTCGGCGCGGTGAGCGCCCCGGTGGCCGGGGAGATGGCCGAGGGGGTGCGCCGGGCGGCCGGGACGGGCTACGGCCTGGGTATCACGGGTATTGCGGGCCCCACGGGCGGTTCCCGCCACAAGCCCGTGGGGACGGTCTACATCTCGTTGTCCACCCCGGAGAAGACGGCGGCCCACCGGTTCGCCTTTCCGGGCACGCGGGGCGAGATCCAGGCGCTGGCCGCCGAGGCCGCCCTCGACTGGCTCCGACGCCATTTGGAGCATGGTTCGTACGTTCCTGGCCATCGATTTGCCGCCGGCCCAGCGGAAGGCGCTTGA
- the thpR gene encoding RNA 2',3'-cyclic phosphodiesterase has translation MVRTFLAIDLPPAQRKALEAARRSLERAGGDVRWVPAANVHLTLKFLGGVPAGGLPRVLEAAAAACRGRAPFRLSVEGLGVFPGWHRPRVLWAGVGGDIPALAALHAAIESELAAAGFPAEERPFRPHLTLGRVRSLRGWAGVRDAMAASRLATGPFTVERVVAYESRIGPRGAAYRPLGDFPLPG, from the coding sequence ATGGTTCGTACGTTCCTGGCCATCGATTTGCCGCCGGCCCAGCGGAAGGCGCTTGAGGCCGCCCGCCGGTCGCTCGAGCGGGCGGGGGGGGACGTGCGCTGGGTGCCCGCGGCCAACGTGCACCTCACGCTGAAGTTCCTGGGCGGAGTCCCAGCGGGGGGCCTCCCGCGGGTCCTCGAGGCTGCGGCCGCCGCCTGCCGGGGACGGGCGCCCTTTCGCCTGAGCGTGGAGGGCCTCGGGGTCTTCCCCGGCTGGCACCGGCCCCGGGTCCTCTGGGCCGGGGTGGGAGGGGATATCCCGGCCCTGGCCGCCCTGCACGCCGCCATCGAGTCGGAGCTGGCGGCGGCCGGGTTCCCGGCGGAGGAGCGGCCCTTCCGGCCCCACCTCACACTCGGGCGGGTGCGGTCCCTGCGGGGATGGGCGGGCGTGCGCGACGCCATGGCGGCCTCCCGGCTCGCCACCGGGCCCTTTACCGTAGAGCGGGTGGTGGCCTACGAGAGCCGGATCGGGCCGCGCGGGGCCGCCTACCGGCCCCTGGGGGATTTCCCCCTTCCGGGATAG
- a CDS encoding chemotaxis protein CheW → MNQASSAGEANRRDFLYFDLGPAAWAVDLDWVREVVASQRIEPMPNAAPRIAGMINLRGEIIPVLAIEELLEVEAGPAHPRRKILVLQGPEWVSGILVDAVHRIEHLPADAVAAPEEAPADGRSARFVQGLVRREDADPVPILDIGRIIEVVQSERTQEVDSRTPPHAQGVA, encoded by the coding sequence ATGAACCAAGCTTCCAGCGCAGGCGAAGCCAACCGGAGAGACTTTCTCTACTTCGATCTCGGCCCCGCCGCTTGGGCCGTGGATCTGGACTGGGTCCGGGAGGTGGTGGCCTCGCAGCGCATCGAGCCCATGCCCAACGCCGCCCCGCGGATCGCGGGCATGATCAACCTCCGGGGAGAGATCATCCCGGTCCTGGCCATCGAGGAGCTGCTCGAGGTGGAGGCGGGGCCGGCGCATCCCCGGCGCAAGATCCTGGTGCTCCAAGGGCCCGAGTGGGTGTCCGGCATCCTGGTGGACGCCGTCCACCGGATCGAGCACCTTCCGGCCGACGCCGTGGCCGCCCCCGAGGAGGCCCCGGCGGACGGGCGTTCGGCCCGTTTTGTGCAGGGGCTCGTCCGGCGAGAGGACGCGGACCCGGTTCCGATCCTCGACATCGGCCGCATCATCGAAGTCGTGCAGAGCGAGCGAACCCAGGAAGTCGATTCTCGAACACCGCCACACGCGCAGGGTGTCGCCTGA
- a CDS encoding methyl-accepting chemotaxis protein — protein sequence MSRKRSQTKRGASLRAKGMALVALIVATQVGALGYQYVTSQRLLRAEGERTLSAEAAGLASRLHGFLADRVNDLRTVSQLAVIKLAVEMGGGQGGTNQFLNDMASNYEHYQLLAVTDAKGRVLAASHPAARGEALGAGRWFTLAGKGRVSICGPFRSLLLGRVIGSKDPLGPWTVAMIAPVEKGGRTIGAVVSLLNWESFHRLLADAGQALAAKKGSVYVLDGSGKFIFHIDDKLAGQPAAKFGRGTVASAATGAGASLAAFRVGSGLTAQRFLAAKARIATPEGAAPVRWAAVVELPERSLFAVLFRLARDQVAASAVLLVILFFFALFLDRSVTRPMVKASTFLRRTAENLDLSERLDVRSNDEVGRMAVALNNFLEALQTTFRDLIEATARVAESSQSVHSIAERIAHNASLQAQKSQEVMNRVHQMGGTAAEVASFAESSAKLAQEAARIIDEMAQTSTRIVDTSNQTKQGAESTIQVIGAMGEGARQVQAKAKAQAEASAQTATALKGMVEQLHHMAEEAQKAAQEAEQSMLSAREGGEAMAKTVQGMEAIATSSSQVTEIVDLISDIAEQTNLLALNAAIEAARAGEHGRGFAVVAEEIRKLAERTSESTQEIAALIGESEERVKEGVKLTRESAEVLDRIVRTVENSSRITRRISEVSTEQERGTTTLLQAMDELRAHADSIVRMTEEQTVQRKQAEEAIERLRGLSDQITAVANSTTLTTNAAVDTIRRVTANSSEITSRTSLQRERSALLQQAIEEMANGANQNVEGAQTALKAMEDLMRQAQETEKRMRRFRVSAFS from the coding sequence ATGAGCAGAAAGCGATCACAGACCAAGAGGGGTGCGAGCCTCCGGGCCAAGGGCATGGCCCTGGTGGCCCTCATCGTGGCCACCCAGGTGGGGGCGCTCGGGTACCAGTACGTCACTTCCCAGCGCCTGCTCCGCGCCGAGGGGGAACGGACCCTCTCCGCCGAGGCCGCAGGGCTCGCCAGCCGCCTCCATGGCTTCCTGGCCGACCGCGTCAACGACCTGCGCACCGTGAGCCAGCTGGCCGTCATCAAGTTGGCGGTGGAGATGGGCGGCGGGCAGGGCGGCACCAACCAGTTCCTGAACGACATGGCCAGCAACTACGAGCACTACCAGTTGCTCGCCGTGACGGACGCCAAGGGCCGGGTGCTCGCGGCCAGCCACCCGGCCGCCCGGGGGGAGGCCCTGGGGGCGGGGCGCTGGTTCACCCTGGCGGGCAAGGGCCGGGTGTCGATCTGCGGTCCGTTCCGCAGCCTGCTCCTCGGCCGGGTGATCGGGTCCAAGGACCCGCTCGGACCATGGACCGTGGCCATGATCGCCCCGGTGGAGAAGGGCGGCCGCACCATCGGCGCGGTGGTGAGCCTCCTCAACTGGGAGTCCTTCCACCGGTTGCTCGCCGATGCCGGCCAGGCGCTGGCCGCCAAGAAGGGCAGTGTCTACGTCCTGGACGGCTCCGGCAAGTTCATCTTCCACATCGACGACAAGCTTGCCGGGCAGCCGGCCGCCAAGTTCGGCCGTGGGACCGTGGCCTCGGCGGCCACGGGGGCCGGTGCCTCCCTGGCGGCCTTCCGTGTGGGCTCCGGGTTGACCGCGCAACGCTTCCTGGCCGCCAAGGCCCGGATCGCGACCCCGGAGGGCGCCGCCCCCGTTCGGTGGGCGGCCGTCGTGGAGCTGCCGGAGCGCAGCCTCTTCGCGGTGCTCTTCCGCCTGGCCCGTGACCAGGTCGCCGCCAGTGCCGTCCTCCTCGTCATCCTCTTCTTCTTCGCCCTCTTCCTCGACCGGAGCGTCACCCGACCCATGGTGAAGGCCTCCACCTTCCTCCGGCGGACGGCGGAAAACCTGGACCTCAGCGAGCGGCTCGACGTCCGCTCCAACGACGAGGTGGGCCGCATGGCGGTGGCCCTGAACAACTTCCTGGAGGCCCTTCAGACCACCTTCCGCGACCTCATCGAGGCCACCGCCCGGGTGGCCGAGTCGAGCCAATCGGTCCACTCCATCGCCGAGCGGATCGCGCACAACGCGAGCCTCCAGGCCCAGAAGTCCCAGGAGGTCATGAACCGGGTCCACCAGATGGGCGGGACCGCCGCCGAGGTGGCCTCCTTCGCCGAGTCCTCGGCCAAGCTGGCCCAGGAGGCGGCCCGGATCATCGACGAGATGGCCCAGACCAGCACCCGGATCGTGGACACCTCCAACCAGACCAAGCAGGGCGCCGAGAGCACCATCCAGGTCATCGGGGCCATGGGCGAGGGCGCCCGCCAGGTGCAGGCCAAGGCCAAGGCCCAGGCCGAGGCCTCCGCTCAGACCGCCACGGCCCTGAAGGGCATGGTGGAGCAGCTGCACCACATGGCCGAGGAGGCCCAGAAGGCGGCCCAGGAGGCGGAGCAGAGCATGTTGAGCGCCCGGGAGGGCGGCGAGGCCATGGCCAAGACGGTGCAGGGTATGGAGGCCATCGCCACCAGCTCCAGCCAGGTCACCGAGATCGTGGACCTCATCTCCGACATCGCCGAGCAGACCAACCTGCTCGCCCTGAACGCCGCCATCGAGGCCGCCCGGGCCGGCGAGCACGGCCGGGGCTTCGCGGTGGTGGCCGAGGAAATCCGGAAGCTGGCCGAGCGGACCAGCGAGTCCACCCAGGAGATCGCCGCCCTCATCGGCGAGAGCGAGGAGCGGGTGAAGGAGGGTGTGAAGCTGACCCGGGAGAGCGCCGAGGTGCTGGACCGCATCGTGCGGACCGTCGAGAACAGCAGCCGGATCACCCGGCGGATCTCCGAGGTCTCCACGGAGCAGGAGCGGGGGACCACCACCCTCCTCCAGGCCATGGACGAGCTGCGGGCCCACGCCGACAGCATCGTTCGGATGACCGAGGAGCAGACCGTCCAGCGGAAGCAGGCCGAGGAGGCCATCGAGCGGCTGCGCGGCCTGAGCGACCAGATCACCGCCGTCGCCAACTCCACCACCCTCACCACCAACGCCGCCGTGGACACCATCCGGCGGGTGACCGCCAACTCCTCCGAGATCACCTCCCGGACCTCCCTGCAGCGGGAGCGGAGCGCGCTCCTCCAGCAGGCCATCGAGGAGATGGCCAACGGCGCCAACCAGAACGTGGAAGGCGCCCAGACCGCCCTCAAGGCCATGGAGGACCTCATGCGGCAGGCGCAGGAGACGGAGAAGCGGATGCGGCGCTTCCGGGTCTCCGCCTTCTCCTGA
- a CDS encoding GspE/PulE family protein has translation MNAELQSRVQEADLYAEQGLVGEATAIYQEVLAALGESDAALRAEIEQRIQNLPDVEDSTPAAPAADAADAADDEEAEFQRRFATGIGLIEAGFHAEAIEELKGLLGAGHREGEVHAKIGETYLHMDMPFEALEHLAAAVEDTSLPKERRLDILYRLALTHEKTGGVAKALQALETIAKIDPDYRNVNERIEALSQTAQKFGRFFGLVRRQLLTEEQYERACELARQGKKSIETVLVNQFGIDKKAVGESLSEYYHCPFVEFNELEVGATPTCIQGVKEHFFRSNSCVPVREQGGTLLVALDNPHDISKVDNIRRVLKASNFEFAVALKDDINKFIDYFYGKYNIAGEEQEDVFEQLELEDEEAYGEEEEETGVFAEADGVVVQMANKIIEDAFARNASDIHVESLTGKRGALIRFRIDGDCLNYQTIPYNYKKGLVSRLKIMANLDIAEKRLPQDGKIKFKSRTKRTIELRVATVPTTEGNEDVVLRILAASDAMPIDRLGLLPENLENLKKIIEMPYGLIFVVGPTGSGKTTTLHAALGYINRPEKKIWTAEDPVEIVQEGLRQVQVRPNIDLTFARVLRAFLRADPDVIMVGETRDEETAEIVIEASLTGHLVFSTLHTNSAPETVTRLLGMGMDPFNFADALLGVLAQRLVKRLCPFCREEYKPDEKEVENFLAEYGEHPSRPLDPDEVRSATLYRPKGCDRCNNTGYKGRLAVHELLLSSDEMRSLIQHKAPVAEIRDLAMKNGMRTLKQDGILKVLQGHTDIKSVRAACVR, from the coding sequence ATGAACGCCGAGCTCCAGAGCAGGGTCCAGGAAGCCGACCTCTACGCGGAACAGGGCCTCGTGGGCGAGGCCACCGCCATCTACCAAGAGGTGCTCGCCGCGCTGGGAGAGAGCGACGCGGCCCTCCGGGCCGAGATCGAGCAGCGCATCCAGAACCTGCCGGACGTGGAAGACTCCACCCCGGCCGCCCCGGCGGCGGACGCGGCGGACGCGGCGGACGACGAGGAGGCGGAGTTCCAGCGCCGCTTCGCCACCGGTATCGGCCTCATCGAGGCGGGCTTCCACGCGGAGGCCATCGAGGAGCTCAAGGGCCTCCTCGGGGCGGGCCACCGCGAAGGCGAGGTCCACGCCAAGATCGGCGAGACCTACCTCCACATGGACATGCCCTTCGAGGCCCTCGAGCACCTTGCCGCAGCCGTGGAAGACACCTCGTTGCCCAAGGAGCGGCGCCTCGACATCCTCTACCGCCTGGCCCTCACCCACGAGAAGACCGGCGGGGTGGCCAAGGCCCTCCAGGCCCTCGAGACCATCGCCAAGATCGACCCGGACTACCGGAACGTCAACGAGCGCATCGAGGCCCTGTCGCAGACCGCCCAGAAGTTCGGCCGCTTCTTCGGCCTGGTCCGGCGGCAGCTCCTCACCGAGGAACAGTACGAAAGGGCCTGCGAGCTGGCCCGCCAGGGCAAGAAGAGCATCGAGACCGTCCTGGTCAACCAGTTCGGCATCGACAAGAAGGCCGTGGGGGAATCCCTCAGCGAGTACTACCACTGCCCCTTCGTCGAGTTCAACGAGCTGGAGGTCGGCGCGACCCCCACCTGCATTCAGGGCGTCAAGGAGCACTTCTTCCGCTCCAACAGCTGCGTCCCCGTCCGGGAGCAGGGCGGCACGCTCCTCGTCGCCCTGGACAACCCCCACGACATCTCCAAGGTCGACAACATCCGCCGCGTCCTCAAGGCCAGCAACTTCGAGTTCGCCGTGGCCCTGAAGGACGACATCAACAAGTTCATCGACTACTTCTACGGCAAGTACAACATCGCCGGGGAGGAGCAGGAAGACGTCTTCGAGCAGCTCGAGCTCGAGGACGAGGAGGCCTACGGTGAAGAAGAGGAGGAGACCGGGGTCTTCGCCGAGGCCGACGGCGTCGTCGTCCAGATGGCGAACAAGATCATCGAGGACGCCTTTGCCCGAAACGCCTCCGACATCCACGTGGAATCCCTCACCGGCAAGCGCGGGGCCCTCATCCGCTTCCGCATCGACGGCGACTGCCTGAACTACCAGACCATCCCCTACAACTACAAGAAGGGCCTGGTCTCCCGCCTCAAGATCATGGCCAACCTGGACATCGCCGAAAAGCGCCTACCCCAGGACGGCAAGATCAAGTTCAAGAGCCGGACGAAGCGCACCATCGAACTCCGCGTGGCCACGGTGCCCACAACGGAGGGCAACGAGGACGTGGTGCTCCGGATCCTGGCCGCCTCCGACGCCATGCCCATCGACCGGCTGGGCCTCTTGCCGGAGAACCTCGAAAATCTCAAAAAGATCATCGAGATGCCCTACGGGCTCATCTTCGTGGTCGGGCCCACGGGCTCCGGTAAGACCACCACCCTCCACGCCGCCCTGGGCTACATCAACCGCCCGGAGAAGAAGATCTGGACGGCGGAGGACCCGGTGGAGATCGTGCAGGAAGGCCTCCGGCAGGTCCAGGTCCGGCCCAACATCGACCTCACCTTCGCCCGGGTCCTCCGGGCCTTCCTCCGGGCCGACCCGGACGTCATCATGGTGGGTGAGACCCGCGACGAGGAAACCGCCGAGATCGTCATCGAGGCCTCCCTCACCGGTCACCTCGTCTTCTCCACCCTGCACACCAACTCCGCCCCCGAGACCGTCACCCGGCTCCTCGGAATGGGGATGGATCCCTTCAACTTCGCCGACGCCCTCCTCGGCGTCCTGGCCCAGCGGCTGGTCAAGCGGCTCTGCCCCTTCTGCCGGGAGGAATACAAGCCGGACGAGAAGGAGGTGGAGAACTTCCTGGCCGAGTACGGGGAACACCCCTCGCGGCCCCTGGACCCGGACGAGGTCCGTTCCGCCACCCTCTACCGCCCGAAGGGGTGCGACCGGTGCAACAACACCGGGTACAAGGGACGGCTGGCGGTGCACGAGCTGCTCCTGTCGAGCGACGAGATGCGCTCCCTCATCCAGCACAAGGCCCCGGTGGCCGAGATCCGGGACCTGGCCATGAAAAACGGCATGCGCACCCTCAAGCAGGACGGCATCCTCAAGGTCCTCCAGGGCCACACCGACATCAAGAGCGTCCGGGCGGCCTGCGTCCGGTAG
- a CDS encoding GTP-binding protein — protein MALIDLSKKEIHCKIVYYGPGRCGKTTNLLYIYNTMNENSRGKMLTIETKGDRTLFFDLLPLNLGKVSGFDIRIQLYTVPGQTMYAATRKLVLKGVDGLVFVADSLKVRKAKNIESLEDLRQNLQDYKIDIHEIPLVIQFNKRDLAATPIPILSVEEMEQDLNSELKTATFEASAVKGAGVFETLKEISKRTVRYVATKHLIGPRGAKKA, from the coding sequence ATGGCCCTCATCGACCTCAGCAAGAAAGAGATCCACTGCAAGATCGTCTACTACGGCCCGGGGCGTTGCGGGAAGACGACCAACCTCCTCTACATCTATAACACGATGAACGAGAACTCCCGCGGCAAGATGCTGACCATCGAAACCAAGGGGGACCGGACCCTCTTCTTCGACCTCCTGCCGCTCAACCTCGGCAAGGTCAGCGGTTTCGACATCCGCATCCAGCTCTACACCGTCCCGGGCCAGACCATGTACGCCGCCACCCGGAAGCTGGTCCTCAAGGGCGTGGACGGCCTCGTCTTCGTGGCGGATTCCCTGAAGGTCCGAAAGGCGAAGAACATCGAGAGCCTCGAAGACCTCCGCCAAAACCTCCAGGACTACAAGATCGACATCCACGAGATCCCCCTGGTGATCCAATTCAACAAGCGGGACCTCGCCGCCACGCCGATCCCCATCCTGAGCGTGGAGGAGATGGAGCAGGACCTCAACTCCGAACTCAAGACCGCCACCTTCGAGGCCTCCGCGGTGAAGGGCGCCGGGGTCTTCGAGACCCTGAAGGAGATCAGCAAGCGCACCGTGCGGTACGTGGCCACCAAGCACCTGATCGGCCCCAGGGGCGCCAAGAAGGCCTGA
- a CDS encoding roadblock/LC7 domain-containing protein, which yields MADFVLTAATLDKARQEIDDALIKAGVKTVLLIDDSGNVLASCGEETQKIDTTSLAALAAANFGATSQIARLIGEEDFSLLFHKGKRDSIHFARIGEAFILITIFGEDVSLGLVRLRVSQLSDTIENIFENA from the coding sequence ATGGCAGATTTCGTCCTGACCGCCGCCACCCTCGACAAGGCCCGGCAAGAGATCGACGACGCCCTCATCAAGGCCGGGGTGAAGACCGTCCTGCTCATCGACGACTCGGGCAACGTCCTCGCCTCGTGCGGGGAAGAGACCCAGAAGATCGACACCACCTCGCTCGCCGCCCTGGCCGCCGCCAACTTCGGGGCCACTTCGCAGATCGCCCGGCTCATCGGCGAGGAAGACTTCTCCCTGCTCTTCCACAAGGGCAAGCGGGACAGCATCCACTTCGCCCGCATCGGCGAGGCCTTCATCCTGATCACCATCTTCGGCGAAGACGTCTCCCTGGGCCTCGTGCGCCTCCGGGTCTCCCAGCTCTCCGACACCATCGAGAACATCTTCGAAAACGCCTAA